In Rutidosis leptorrhynchoides isolate AG116_Rl617_1_P2 chromosome 2, CSIRO_AGI_Rlap_v1, whole genome shotgun sequence, one genomic interval encodes:
- the LOC139891277 gene encoding protein FORGETTER 1 isoform X1: MQHLQNGSRAGFFLGDGAGVGKGRTIAGLIWENWHHGRRKALWISVGSDLKFDARRDLDDVGATCIVVHALNKLPYSKLDSKSVGIKEGVVFLTYSSLIASSEKGRSRLQQLVQWYGSEYDGLIVFDECHKAKNLVPEAGSQPTRTGEAVLELQAKLPEARVVYCSATGASEPRNLGYMVRLGLWGAGTSFADFREFLVALDKGGVGALELVAMDMKARGMYVCRTLSYKGAEFEVVEVPLEPKMEEIYKKAAEFWAELRVELLSASAFLGDDKPSSSQLWRLYWASHQRFFRYVCMSAKVPAVVSLAKQALMDNKCVVVGLQSTGEARTEDAVTKYGIELDDFISGPRELLLKFVEENYPLPEKPESLPEDSVKELQRKRHSANPDVSFKGRVRKTAKWTPASDAESDEESESDSGLESDDDEFQICSICNSESERKKLLQCSCCRQLLHPACVVPPETDAISSDWSCHSCKEKTEEYLQARHIYVAELLRRYEAAVERKSKILDIIRTFDLPNNPLDDIIDQLGGPGNVAEITGRRGMLVRAPNGKGVTYLARNTKDVTMEMVNMHEKQLFMDGKKLVAIISEAGSAGVSLQADRRALNQKRRVHVTLELPWSADRAIQQFGRTHRSNQASAPEYRLLFTNLGGERRFASIVAKRLESLGALTQGDRRAGPSLSAYNYDSSYGKKALVMMYRGIMEQDSLPVVPPNCSSDNPATIRDFIEKGKAALVSVGIVRDTVIGNGKDSGKFSGRIVDSDMHDVGRFLNRLLGLPPDIQNRLFELFVSILDHLLQNARLEGHLDTGIVDMKANTIELQGAPKTVHIDQMSGASTVLFTFVLDRGITWEVASALLSEKQKDMSGSSANGFYESKREWLGRRHFLLAIEGFSGMFKIFRPATGETLREMPLAELKDKYRKTMSLEKAHSGWTEEYEVSSKQCMHGPKCKVGSFCTVGRRIQEVNVLGGLILPVWGTIEKALSKQARLSHRRIRVVRIETTTDNQRIVGLLVPNGVVESVLQDLAWVQEIDD, encoded by the exons ATGCAACATCTTCAAAATGGCAGCAGGGCAGGATTTTTTCTTGGAGATGGAGCTGGTGTTGGCAAAGGTCGTACAATTGCTGGGTTAATTTGGGAGAATTGGCACCATGGGAGGAGAAAAGCATT GTGGATTTCTGTTGGTTCGGACTTAAAATTTGATGCAAGAAGAGATCTGGATGATGTTGGAGCTACATGTATTGTAG TGCATGCTTTGAACAAACTCCCTTATTCGAAGCTTGATTCCAAGTCTGTTGGGATTAAAGAGGGTGTTGTTTTCTTGACATATAGCAGTCTTATAGCATCATCTGAGAAGGGTCGCTCTCGATTACAGCAGCTTGTCCAATGGTATGGGTCAGAATATGATGGACTGATCGTGTTTGATGAg TGTCATAAGGCAAAAAATTTGGTTCCTGAAGCTGGATCACAACCAACACGAACAGGTGAAGCCGTTCTTGAACTTCAG GCGAAGCTTCCTGAAGCACGTGTTGTTTATTGCTCTGCAACTGGTGCATCAGAACCTAGAAATCTCGGTTATATGGTCCGGCTTGGTCTTTGGGGAGCTGGAACTTCTTTTGCGGATTTCCGTGAATTTTTAG TTGCTTTGGATAAAGGAGGAGTAGGAGCACTTGAACTCGTTGCCATGGACATGAAAGCGAG AGGGATGTATGTATGCCGGACTCTGAGTTATAAAGGAGCGGAATTTGAGGTTGTCGAGGTTCCACTGGAGCCCAAAATGGAG GAGATCTACAAAAAAGCAGCTGAATTTTGGGCTGAATTGAGGGTTGAATTGCTTTCTGCAAGTGCCTTTCTTGGTGATGATAAGCCTAGTTCCAGTCAGTTGTGGAGATTATACTGGGCGAGCCATCAG CGTTTCTTTAGGTATGTATGCATGTCAGCAAAAGTGCCTGCTGTTGTAAGTCTTGCTAAGCAGGCACTGATGGACAACAAGTGTGTGGTTGTCGGTCTTCAGAGTACCGGGGAGGCAAGAACAGAGGATGCAGTGACAAAATAT GGAATTGAACTTGATGATTTCATTTCTGGACCTCGTGAGCTGCTACTAAAATTTGTTGAAGAAAACTATCCTTTGCCTGAAAAGCCTGAATCTCTACCAG AGGACAGTGTTAAGGAACTTCAACGTAAGAGGCACTCGGCAAATCCCGACGTTTCATTTAAAGGGAGGGTCAGGAAAACTGCAAAATGGACACCTGCAAGTGATGCTGAGAGTGACGAGGAATCTGAAT CTGATTCTGGCCTTGAATCTGATGATGACGAATTCCAGATTTGCAGTATCTGCAATTCAGAATCG GAAAGAAAGAAATTACTCCAGTGTTCATGTTGTAGACAACTTCTACATCCGGCATGTGTAGTTCCACCAGAAACTGATGCAATATCTTCCGATTGGTCTTGTCATTCTTGCAAGGAGAAAACTGAGGAGTATCTTCAAGCAAGACATATCTATGTTGCAGAGTTACTACGAAG ATATGAAGCAGCTGTAGAGCGTAAGTCAAAGATCTTGGATATAATCCGTACATTTGACCTTCCAAACAATCCTTTGGATGACATTATCGATCAG CTTGGAGGACCTGGTAATGTTGCAGAAATAACAGGGAGACGAGGTATGCTTGTTAGGGCTCCCAATGGAAAAGGAGTCACTTATCTCGCACGGAACAC GAAGGATGTGACTATGGAAATGGTTAATATGCACGAAAAACAACTCTTTATGGATGGTAAGAAACTAGTTGCTATCATTTCTGAAGCTGGATCAGCAGGTGTTTCTTTGCAAGCTGATAGAAGAGCTCTGAACCAG AAAAGAAGGGTCCATGTAACTTTAGAACTACCCTGGAGTGCTGATCGTGCAATTCAGCAATTTGGGAGGACTCACCGGTCAAATCAAGCCTCTGCACCTGAGTACAG GTTACTGTTTACTAATCTTGGAGGTGAACGCCGGTTTGCTTCTATAGTTGCAAAGCGATTAGAGTCACTTGGAGCTCTAACACAGGGGGATCGGCG GGCTGGACCATCTCTTAGCGCCTATAATTATGATAGTTCGTATGGAAAGAAAGCCTTAGTAATGATGTACAGGGGAATTATGGAGCAG GATTCTCTTCCAGTTGTGCCCCCAAATTGCTCGTCTGACAATCCTGCTACAATCAGAGATTTTATTGAAAAGGGAAAAGCTGCTCTTGTTTCTGTTGGCATAGTTAGGGACACAGTTATTG GAAATGGGAAGGATTCTGGCAAGTTTTCTGGTCGCATAGTTGATTCAGATATGCATGATGTCGGGCGTTTTCTGAACCGGCTTTTAGGACTGCCACCAGACATCCAAAACAG GCTCTTTGAGTTGTTTGTTAGCATCCTTGATCATCTCCTTCAAAATGCACGCCTTGAAGGACACTTAGATACTGGGATTGTTGATATGAAAGCTAACACTATTGAGCTGCAAGGAGCTCCGAAG ACTGTTCATATCGATCAGATGTCTGGGGCTTCTACTGTACTATTTACATTTGTATTGGATCGTGGCATTACGTGGGAG GTCGCTTCGGCTTTGCTTAGTGAGAAGCAAAAAGATATGTCTGGTTCTTCTGCTAATGGCTTTTATGAATCTAAGAGAGAATGGCTTGGAAGAAGGCACTTTCTTTTGGCAATTGAAGG GTTTTCTGGTATGTTTAAGATATTCCGTCCTGCTACCGGAGAAACGCTCAG GGAGATGCCGTTAGCTGAGCTGAAGGACAAATACAGAAAGACGATGTCATTAGAAAAGGCACACAGTGGATGGACGGAGGAGTATGAAGTTTCATCCAAGCAG TGCATGCATGGTCCAAAATGTAAGGTTGGAAGCTTTTGTACGGTTGGCAGAAGAATACAAGAAGTAAATGTACTTGGTGGTCTTATTCTCCCGGTTTGGGGAACAATTGAAAAGGCCCTTTCTAAACAG GCACGCCTAAGCCATAGAAGAATACGTGTTGTGCGCATAGAGACAACAACAGATAATCAGCGAATTGTTGGACTTCTTGTTCCAAATGGTGTTGTAGAATCTGTGCTTCaag ATCTAGCTTGGGTTCAAGAAATTGACGACTAA
- the LOC139891277 gene encoding protein FORGETTER 1 isoform X2: MVRLGLWGAGTSFADFREFLVALDKGGVGALELVAMDMKARGMYVCRTLSYKGAEFEVVEVPLEPKMEEIYKKAAEFWAELRVELLSASAFLGDDKPSSSQLWRLYWASHQRFFRYVCMSAKVPAVVSLAKQALMDNKCVVVGLQSTGEARTEDAVTKYGIELDDFISGPRELLLKFVEENYPLPEKPESLPGEDSVKELQRKRHSANPDVSFKGRVRKTAKWTPASDAESDEESESDSGLESDDDEFQICSICNSESERKKLLQCSCCRQLLHPACVVPPETDAISSDWSCHSCKEKTEEYLQARHIYVAELLRRYEAAVERKSKILDIIRTFDLPNNPLDDIIDQLGGPGNVAEITGRRGMLVRAPNGKGVTYLARNTKDVTMEMVNMHEKQLFMDGKKLVAIISEAGSAGVSLQADRRALNQKRRVHVTLELPWSADRAIQQFGRTHRSNQASAPEYRLLFTNLGGERRFASIVAKRLESLGALTQGDRRAGPSLSAYNYDSSYGKKALVMMYRGIMEQDSLPVVPPNCSSDNPATIRDFIEKGKAALVSVGIVRDTVIGNGKDSGKFSGRIVDSDMHDVGRFLNRLLGLPPDIQNRLFELFVSILDHLLQNARLEGHLDTGIVDMKANTIELQGAPKTVHIDQMSGASTVLFTFVLDRGITWEVASALLSEKQKDMSGSSANGFYESKREWLGRRHFLLAIEGFSGMFKIFRPATGETLREMPLAELKDKYRKTMSLEKAHSGWTEEYEVSSKQCMHGPKCKVGSFCTVGRRIQEVNVLGGLILPVWGTIEKALSKQARLSHRRIRVVRIETTTDNQRIVGLLVPNGVVESVLQDLAWVQEIDD, translated from the exons ATGGTCCGGCTTGGTCTTTGGGGAGCTGGAACTTCTTTTGCGGATTTCCGTGAATTTTTAG TTGCTTTGGATAAAGGAGGAGTAGGAGCACTTGAACTCGTTGCCATGGACATGAAAGCGAG AGGGATGTATGTATGCCGGACTCTGAGTTATAAAGGAGCGGAATTTGAGGTTGTCGAGGTTCCACTGGAGCCCAAAATGGAG GAGATCTACAAAAAAGCAGCTGAATTTTGGGCTGAATTGAGGGTTGAATTGCTTTCTGCAAGTGCCTTTCTTGGTGATGATAAGCCTAGTTCCAGTCAGTTGTGGAGATTATACTGGGCGAGCCATCAG CGTTTCTTTAGGTATGTATGCATGTCAGCAAAAGTGCCTGCTGTTGTAAGTCTTGCTAAGCAGGCACTGATGGACAACAAGTGTGTGGTTGTCGGTCTTCAGAGTACCGGGGAGGCAAGAACAGAGGATGCAGTGACAAAATAT GGAATTGAACTTGATGATTTCATTTCTGGACCTCGTGAGCTGCTACTAAAATTTGTTGAAGAAAACTATCCTTTGCCTGAAAAGCCTGAATCTCTACCAG GAGAGGACAGTGTTAAGGAACTTCAACGTAAGAGGCACTCGGCAAATCCCGACGTTTCATTTAAAGGGAGGGTCAGGAAAACTGCAAAATGGACACCTGCAAGTGATGCTGAGAGTGACGAGGAATCTGAAT CTGATTCTGGCCTTGAATCTGATGATGACGAATTCCAGATTTGCAGTATCTGCAATTCAGAATCG GAAAGAAAGAAATTACTCCAGTGTTCATGTTGTAGACAACTTCTACATCCGGCATGTGTAGTTCCACCAGAAACTGATGCAATATCTTCCGATTGGTCTTGTCATTCTTGCAAGGAGAAAACTGAGGAGTATCTTCAAGCAAGACATATCTATGTTGCAGAGTTACTACGAAG ATATGAAGCAGCTGTAGAGCGTAAGTCAAAGATCTTGGATATAATCCGTACATTTGACCTTCCAAACAATCCTTTGGATGACATTATCGATCAG CTTGGAGGACCTGGTAATGTTGCAGAAATAACAGGGAGACGAGGTATGCTTGTTAGGGCTCCCAATGGAAAAGGAGTCACTTATCTCGCACGGAACAC GAAGGATGTGACTATGGAAATGGTTAATATGCACGAAAAACAACTCTTTATGGATGGTAAGAAACTAGTTGCTATCATTTCTGAAGCTGGATCAGCAGGTGTTTCTTTGCAAGCTGATAGAAGAGCTCTGAACCAG AAAAGAAGGGTCCATGTAACTTTAGAACTACCCTGGAGTGCTGATCGTGCAATTCAGCAATTTGGGAGGACTCACCGGTCAAATCAAGCCTCTGCACCTGAGTACAG GTTACTGTTTACTAATCTTGGAGGTGAACGCCGGTTTGCTTCTATAGTTGCAAAGCGATTAGAGTCACTTGGAGCTCTAACACAGGGGGATCGGCG GGCTGGACCATCTCTTAGCGCCTATAATTATGATAGTTCGTATGGAAAGAAAGCCTTAGTAATGATGTACAGGGGAATTATGGAGCAG GATTCTCTTCCAGTTGTGCCCCCAAATTGCTCGTCTGACAATCCTGCTACAATCAGAGATTTTATTGAAAAGGGAAAAGCTGCTCTTGTTTCTGTTGGCATAGTTAGGGACACAGTTATTG GAAATGGGAAGGATTCTGGCAAGTTTTCTGGTCGCATAGTTGATTCAGATATGCATGATGTCGGGCGTTTTCTGAACCGGCTTTTAGGACTGCCACCAGACATCCAAAACAG GCTCTTTGAGTTGTTTGTTAGCATCCTTGATCATCTCCTTCAAAATGCACGCCTTGAAGGACACTTAGATACTGGGATTGTTGATATGAAAGCTAACACTATTGAGCTGCAAGGAGCTCCGAAG ACTGTTCATATCGATCAGATGTCTGGGGCTTCTACTGTACTATTTACATTTGTATTGGATCGTGGCATTACGTGGGAG GTCGCTTCGGCTTTGCTTAGTGAGAAGCAAAAAGATATGTCTGGTTCTTCTGCTAATGGCTTTTATGAATCTAAGAGAGAATGGCTTGGAAGAAGGCACTTTCTTTTGGCAATTGAAGG GTTTTCTGGTATGTTTAAGATATTCCGTCCTGCTACCGGAGAAACGCTCAG GGAGATGCCGTTAGCTGAGCTGAAGGACAAATACAGAAAGACGATGTCATTAGAAAAGGCACACAGTGGATGGACGGAGGAGTATGAAGTTTCATCCAAGCAG TGCATGCATGGTCCAAAATGTAAGGTTGGAAGCTTTTGTACGGTTGGCAGAAGAATACAAGAAGTAAATGTACTTGGTGGTCTTATTCTCCCGGTTTGGGGAACAATTGAAAAGGCCCTTTCTAAACAG GCACGCCTAAGCCATAGAAGAATACGTGTTGTGCGCATAGAGACAACAACAGATAATCAGCGAATTGTTGGACTTCTTGTTCCAAATGGTGTTGTAGAATCTGTGCTTCaag ATCTAGCTTGGGTTCAAGAAATTGACGACTAA
- the LOC139891277 gene encoding protein FORGETTER 1 isoform X3: MTQPPPVTPSLPLAQPPPPRPPPLLTPGGCQVRCAGCRMILTVGPGLTEFVCPTCQLPQMLPPELMRMPSQVPAHGIDPSKIQLPCANCKAILNVPHGLSRFACPQCKMELAVDLSRIKQFYPPPPEEVNEVAIDVEREEDGGGVVGETFMDYRPPKVSIGPPHPDPIVETSSLSAVQPPEPTYDLQTKDNLESTKALSCLQIETLIYACQRHMQHLQNGSRAGFFLGDGAGVGKGRTIAGLIWENWHHGRRKALWISVGSDLKFDARRDLDDVGATCIVVHALNKLPYSKLDSKSVGIKEGVVFLTYSSLIASSEKGRSRLQQLVQWYGSEYDGLIVFDECHKAKNLVPEAGSQPTRTGEAVLELQAKLPEARVVYCSATGASEPRNLGYMVRLGLWGAGTSFADFREFLVALDKGGVGALELVAMDMKARGMYVCRTLSYKGAEFEVVEVPLEPKMEEIYKKAAEFWAELRVELLSASAFLGDDKPSSSQLWRLYWASHQRFFRYVCMSAKVPAVVSLAKQALMDNKCVVVGLQSTGEARTEDAVTKYGIELDDFISGPRELLLKFVEENYPLPEKPESLPGEDSVKELQRKRHSANPDVSFKGRVRKTAKWTPASDAESDEESESDSGLESDDDEFQICSICNSESERKKLLQCSCCRQLLHPACVVPPETDAISSDWSCHSCKEKTEEYLQARHIYVAELLRRYEAAVERKSKILDIIRTFDLPNNPLDDIIDQLGGPGNVAEITGRRGMLVRAPNGKGVTYLARNTKDVTMEMVNMHEKQLFMDGKKLVAIISEAGSAGVSLQADRRALNQKRRVHVTLELPWSADRAIQQFGRTHRSNQASAPEYRLLFTNLGGERRFASIVAKRLESLGALTQGDRRAGPSLSAYNYDSSYGKKALVMMYRGIMEQDSLPVVPPNCSSDNPATIRDFIEKGKAALVSVGIVRDTVIGNGKDSGKFSGRIVDSDMHDVGRFLNRLLGLPPDIQNRLFELFVSILDHLLQNARLEGHLDTGIVDMKANTIELQGAPKTVHIDQMSGASTVLFTFVLDRGITWEVASALLSEKQKDMSGSSANGFYESKREWLGRRHFLLAIEGFSGMFKIFRPATGETLREMPLAELKDKYRKTMSLEKAHSGWTEEYEVSSKQCMHGPKCKVGSFCTVGRRIQEVNVLGGLILPVWGTIEKALSKQARLSHRRIRVVRIETTTDNQRIVGLLVPNGVVESVLQDLAWVQEIDD, translated from the exons ATGACGCAACCACCACCGGTTACACCGTCTCTTCCGCTCGCACAACCACCGCCACCACGTCCGCCGCCGCTCCTTACTCCCGGCGGTTGTCAAGTTCGTTGCGCTGGTTGTCGGATGATACTGACCGTCGGTCCAGGTCTGACCGAGTTTGTATGTCCTACGTGTCAGTTACCACAAATGCTGCCGCCGGAGCTGATGCGGATGCCGTCACAAGTGCCGGCTCACGGTATCGATCCGAGTAAGATCCAATTGCCGTGTGCGAATTGTAAGGCGATACTTAATGTTCCTCATGGTTTATCACGATTTGCGTGCCCTCAGTGTAAAATGGAACTTGCTGTTGATCTGTCTAGGATTAAACAGTTTTATCCTCCACCTCCTGAGGAAGTCAACGAG GTAGCTATTGACGTGGAACGAGAAGAAGATGGTGGAGGCGTTGTGGGGGAAACATTTATGGACTAT CGTCCACCAAAGGTGTCTATTGGTCCTCCACATCCGGATCCTATTGTGGAAACATCGTCCTTATCTGCGGTGCAGCCCCCTGAACCCACATATGATCTTCAAACCAAAGATAACTTGGAATCTACAAAAGCTTTATCTTGCTTGCAGATCGAGACACTAATTTATGCCTGCCAG AGACACATGCAACATCTTCAAAATGGCAGCAGGGCAGGATTTTTTCTTGGAGATGGAGCTGGTGTTGGCAAAGGTCGTACAATTGCTGGGTTAATTTGGGAGAATTGGCACCATGGGAGGAGAAAAGCATT GTGGATTTCTGTTGGTTCGGACTTAAAATTTGATGCAAGAAGAGATCTGGATGATGTTGGAGCTACATGTATTGTAG TGCATGCTTTGAACAAACTCCCTTATTCGAAGCTTGATTCCAAGTCTGTTGGGATTAAAGAGGGTGTTGTTTTCTTGACATATAGCAGTCTTATAGCATCATCTGAGAAGGGTCGCTCTCGATTACAGCAGCTTGTCCAATGGTATGGGTCAGAATATGATGGACTGATCGTGTTTGATGAg TGTCATAAGGCAAAAAATTTGGTTCCTGAAGCTGGATCACAACCAACACGAACAGGTGAAGCCGTTCTTGAACTTCAG GCGAAGCTTCCTGAAGCACGTGTTGTTTATTGCTCTGCAACTGGTGCATCAGAACCTAGAAATCTCGGTTATATGGTCCGGCTTGGTCTTTGGGGAGCTGGAACTTCTTTTGCGGATTTCCGTGAATTTTTAG TTGCTTTGGATAAAGGAGGAGTAGGAGCACTTGAACTCGTTGCCATGGACATGAAAGCGAG AGGGATGTATGTATGCCGGACTCTGAGTTATAAAGGAGCGGAATTTGAGGTTGTCGAGGTTCCACTGGAGCCCAAAATGGAG GAGATCTACAAAAAAGCAGCTGAATTTTGGGCTGAATTGAGGGTTGAATTGCTTTCTGCAAGTGCCTTTCTTGGTGATGATAAGCCTAGTTCCAGTCAGTTGTGGAGATTATACTGGGCGAGCCATCAG CGTTTCTTTAGGTATGTATGCATGTCAGCAAAAGTGCCTGCTGTTGTAAGTCTTGCTAAGCAGGCACTGATGGACAACAAGTGTGTGGTTGTCGGTCTTCAGAGTACCGGGGAGGCAAGAACAGAGGATGCAGTGACAAAATAT GGAATTGAACTTGATGATTTCATTTCTGGACCTCGTGAGCTGCTACTAAAATTTGTTGAAGAAAACTATCCTTTGCCTGAAAAGCCTGAATCTCTACCAG GAGAGGACAGTGTTAAGGAACTTCAACGTAAGAGGCACTCGGCAAATCCCGACGTTTCATTTAAAGGGAGGGTCAGGAAAACTGCAAAATGGACACCTGCAAGTGATGCTGAGAGTGACGAGGAATCTGAAT CTGATTCTGGCCTTGAATCTGATGATGACGAATTCCAGATTTGCAGTATCTGCAATTCAGAATCG GAAAGAAAGAAATTACTCCAGTGTTCATGTTGTAGACAACTTCTACATCCGGCATGTGTAGTTCCACCAGAAACTGATGCAATATCTTCCGATTGGTCTTGTCATTCTTGCAAGGAGAAAACTGAGGAGTATCTTCAAGCAAGACATATCTATGTTGCAGAGTTACTACGAAG ATATGAAGCAGCTGTAGAGCGTAAGTCAAAGATCTTGGATATAATCCGTACATTTGACCTTCCAAACAATCCTTTGGATGACATTATCGATCAG CTTGGAGGACCTGGTAATGTTGCAGAAATAACAGGGAGACGAGGTATGCTTGTTAGGGCTCCCAATGGAAAAGGAGTCACTTATCTCGCACGGAACAC GAAGGATGTGACTATGGAAATGGTTAATATGCACGAAAAACAACTCTTTATGGATGGTAAGAAACTAGTTGCTATCATTTCTGAAGCTGGATCAGCAGGTGTTTCTTTGCAAGCTGATAGAAGAGCTCTGAACCAG AAAAGAAGGGTCCATGTAACTTTAGAACTACCCTGGAGTGCTGATCGTGCAATTCAGCAATTTGGGAGGACTCACCGGTCAAATCAAGCCTCTGCACCTGAGTACAG GTTACTGTTTACTAATCTTGGAGGTGAACGCCGGTTTGCTTCTATAGTTGCAAAGCGATTAGAGTCACTTGGAGCTCTAACACAGGGGGATCGGCG GGCTGGACCATCTCTTAGCGCCTATAATTATGATAGTTCGTATGGAAAGAAAGCCTTAGTAATGATGTACAGGGGAATTATGGAGCAG GATTCTCTTCCAGTTGTGCCCCCAAATTGCTCGTCTGACAATCCTGCTACAATCAGAGATTTTATTGAAAAGGGAAAAGCTGCTCTTGTTTCTGTTGGCATAGTTAGGGACACAGTTATTG GAAATGGGAAGGATTCTGGCAAGTTTTCTGGTCGCATAGTTGATTCAGATATGCATGATGTCGGGCGTTTTCTGAACCGGCTTTTAGGACTGCCACCAGACATCCAAAACAG GCTCTTTGAGTTGTTTGTTAGCATCCTTGATCATCTCCTTCAAAATGCACGCCTTGAAGGACACTTAGATACTGGGATTGTTGATATGAAAGCTAACACTATTGAGCTGCAAGGAGCTCCGAAG ACTGTTCATATCGATCAGATGTCTGGGGCTTCTACTGTACTATTTACATTTGTATTGGATCGTGGCATTACGTGGGAG GTCGCTTCGGCTTTGCTTAGTGAGAAGCAAAAAGATATGTCTGGTTCTTCTGCTAATGGCTTTTATGAATCTAAGAGAGAATGGCTTGGAAGAAGGCACTTTCTTTTGGCAATTGAAGG GTTTTCTGGTATGTTTAAGATATTCCGTCCTGCTACCGGAGAAACGCTCAG GGAGATGCCGTTAGCTGAGCTGAAGGACAAATACAGAAAGACGATGTCATTAGAAAAGGCACACAGTGGATGGACGGAGGAGTATGAAGTTTCATCCAAGCAG TGCATGCATGGTCCAAAATGTAAGGTTGGAAGCTTTTGTACGGTTGGCAGAAGAATACAAGAAGTAAATGTACTTGGTGGTCTTATTCTCCCGGTTTGGGGAACAATTGAAAAGGCCCTTTCTAAACAG GCACGCCTAAGCCATAGAAGAATACGTGTTGTGCGCATAGAGACAACAACAGATAATCAGCGAATTGTTGGACTTCTTGTTCCAAATGGTGTTGTAGAATCTGTGCTTCaag ATCTAGCTTGGGTTCAAGAAATTGACGACTAA